From Alligator mississippiensis isolate rAllMis1 chromosome 9, rAllMis1, whole genome shotgun sequence, one genomic window encodes:
- the HRH2 gene encoding histamine H2 receptor, translating to MSARLGESHAQRSFAMGSCLNQTGAAEGIAGAALVGSVLVALILVTICGNVIVCLVVTLDRQLRSLTNCFIVSLATTDLLLGLLVLPFSAIYELTKDWPFGTVLCNIYTSLDVMLCTASILNLLMISLDRYYAVTKALRYTQLITPCRVKLALVVIWAVALMVSFLPIHLGWNASGQSTNSSRVCQLQVNALYGLVDSLLTFYCPLIVMCITYYRIFKIAREQAKRINHTNSCLATGPLLVKEHKATVTLAVVLGAFIICWFPYFTVFTYRGMMGDDAVDCMSKSIVLWLGYANSALNPILYAALNRDFRSAYQRLLRCRRQRGLSHCQPLTFAYAPCHRGRAGQQALSTQQEKPLRLQERNGRESSLARGAKESSGAFP from the coding sequence ATGTCAGCCCGGCTGGGAGAGAGCCATGCCCAGCGCTCCTTCGCCATGGGCTCCTGCCTGAACCAGACAGGCGCTGCGGAGGGCATCGCTGGGGCGGCGCTGGTGGGGTCCGTGCTGGTGGCACTCATCTTGGTGACCATCTGCGGGAACGTCATCGTCTGCCTGGTGGTCACCCTGGACCGCCAGCTGCGCAGCCTCACCAACTGCTTCATCGTCTCCCTGGCCACCACcgacctgctgctggggctgctggtgctgccctTCTCGGCCATCTACGAGCTCACCAAGGACTGGCCCTTCGGCACTGTCCTGTGCAACATCTACACCAGCCTGGACGTCATGCTGTGCACGGCCTCCATCCTCAACCTGCTCATGATCAGCCTGGACCGCTATTACGCCGTGACCAAGGCGCTGCGCTACACCCAGCTGATCACCCCGTGCCGCGTGAAGCTGGCCCTGGTCGTCATCTGGGCCGTGGCACTGATGGTGTCCTTCCTGCCCATCCACCTGGGCTGGAACGCCAGCGGGCAGAGCACCAACAGCAGCAGGGTGTGCCAGCTGCAGGTCAATGCCTTGTACGGCCTGGTGGACTCGCTGCTCACCTTCTACTGCCCACTGATCGTCATGTGCATCACCTACTACCGCATCTTCAAGATCGCCCGGGAGCAAGCCAAGCGCATCAACCATACCAACAGCTGCCTGGCCACCGGCCCCTTGCTGGTGAAGGAGCATAAGGCCACGGTGACGCTGGCGGTCGTGCTGGGGGCGTTCATCATCTGCTGGTTCCCCTACTTCACCGTGTTCACTTACCGGGGGATGATGGGTGACGACGCGGTGGACTGCATGTCCAAGTCCATTGTCCTGTGGCTGGGCTACGCCAACTCGGCCCTGAACCCCATCCTGTACGCTGCCCTCAACCGGGACTTCCGCTCAGCCTACCAGCGCCTGCTGCGCTGCCGGAGGCAGAGGGgcctctcccactgccagcccctgACCTTCGCCTATGCACCCTGCCACAGGGGCCGAGCTGGCCAGCAAGCACTGAGCACGCAGCAGGAGAAGCCCCTGAGGTTGCAGGAGCGGAACGGCAGGGAGAGCTCGCTCGCTCGAGGAGCCAAGGAAAG